Proteins found in one Campylobacter canadensis genomic segment:
- a CDS encoding Do family serine endopeptidase gives MKKVLLSFACSIYIFAINIQDAPKANRVDASNNQVILSYNNSIKKARQSVVNITATYKSQGSSKYFEEILDDPFFKHFFSIPNKENQINEMDKKIGSGVIISKDGYIITNSHVVLDATKIQVLIDSNEVPAKLIGADPKSDIAIIKVDMKDLNAIAFADSNEVLEGDVVFAIGNPFGVGETITQGIVSALNKNNIGLNDYENFIQTDAAINPGNSGGALVDSRGALIGINSAIITRGGGANGIGFAIPSNMAKQIANELINNGKIERGYLGVYLAQLNQDLKKTYNSQKGALVTQIDPNSAADIAGLKRGDLIIKVNDKEVSNVMDLKNHIGSCKPNDKIIIEFERDKKILKKEIVLKSDSKENNLSYDELGLELENLNIKAAQKLNVGENGVLVKNVKKDSKAQKAGIMIMDVIVGVEDSDVNNLEEFYEQMQKNKNKEYIKIWVKRNGITNVFVLK, from the coding sequence GTGAAAAAAGTATTGTTATCTTTTGCTTGTTCTATTTATATTTTTGCAATTAATATTCAAGATGCCCCAAAGGCAAATAGAGTTGATGCTTCTAATAATCAAGTGATTTTATCTTATAATAATTCTATTAAAAAGGCTAGACAAAGTGTAGTTAATATAACCGCTACATATAAATCACAAGGTAGTAGTAAGTATTTTGAAGAGATTTTAGATGACCCGTTTTTTAAACATTTCTTTTCTATACCAAATAAAGAAAATCAAATAAATGAAATGGATAAAAAAATCGGTTCAGGAGTAATAATTAGTAAAGATGGCTATATAATTACAAATAGTCATGTGGTTTTGGATGCTACAAAAATACAGGTTTTAATAGATTCAAATGAAGTGCCAGCAAAATTAATAGGAGCCGACCCAAAAAGCGATATTGCAATCATTAAGGTTGATATGAAAGATTTAAATGCAATTGCGTTTGCTGATTCAAATGAAGTTTTAGAAGGTGATGTTGTTTTTGCTATTGGAAACCCTTTTGGAGTGGGTGAAACCATCACTCAAGGTATTGTTTCAGCTTTGAATAAAAATAATATTGGCTTAAATGATTATGAAAATTTTATTCAAACCGATGCTGCAATTAATCCTGGTAATTCAGGCGGAGCTTTAGTAGATAGTAGAGGAGCTTTAATCGGTATAAATTCAGCTATTATTACAAGAGGTGGTGGAGCGAATGGAATTGGCTTTGCAATACCTTCAAATATGGCAAAACAAATAGCTAATGAGCTTATTAATAATGGAAAAATTGAAAGAGGATATTTAGGTGTTTATTTAGCACAATTAAACCAAGATTTAAAAAAGACATACAATTCTCAAAAAGGAGCTTTAGTTACGCAAATTGACCCAAATTCAGCAGCTGATATCGCAGGTCTTAAAAGAGGAGATTTGATTATTAAAGTTAATGATAAAGAAGTTAGTAATGTTATGGATTTAAAAAATCACATTGGCTCTTGCAAACCTAATGATAAAATAATCATAGAATTTGAAAGAGATAAAAAAATATTAAAAAAAGAAATTGTATTAAAAAGTGATTCAAAGGAAAATAATTTATCTTATGATGAACTTGGTTTAGAATTAGAAAACTTGAACATTAAAGCAGCACAAAAATTAAATGTTGGAGAAAATGGTGTTCTTGTAAAAAATGTAAAAAAAGATTCTAAAGCACAAAAAGCAGGAATTATGATAATGGATGTTATTGTAGGGGTTGAAGATAGTGATGTAAATAATTTAGAAGAATTTTACGAGCAAATGCAAAAAAATAAAAATAAAGAATACATTAAAATATGGGTAAAAAGAAACGGCATAACAAATGTATTTGTATTAAAATAA
- a CDS encoding ABC transporter ATP-binding protein, with the protein MLKLQGITHSFDTLLFNNFNCEFKEGTSTAIVGKSGSGKSTLLHIASSLLKPQSGQVLYKGNDLYALSEDERLKIRRNEFGIIFQQHYLFKGFSAYENIELASILSKEKIDFDILKFLNIEHVLNKKTHLLSGGEQQRVSIARVLCKKPKLIFADEPSGNLDPKNAKNAIKLLCDYTKNNNSALFLITHDMELALMCDFRIEIG; encoded by the coding sequence ATGTTAAAATTGCAAGGTATTACCCATAGCTTTGATACCTTGCTTTTTAATAATTTTAATTGTGAATTCAAAGAAGGTACAAGTACAGCAATAGTTGGTAAAAGCGGTAGCGGAAAGAGTACCTTACTACACATTGCATCAAGTTTATTAAAACCACAATCAGGACAAGTTCTTTACAAAGGTAATGACCTTTATGCTTTAAGTGAAGATGAAAGATTAAAAATAAGAAGAAATGAATTTGGTATTATCTTTCAACAGCATTATCTTTTTAAAGGTTTTAGCGCCTATGAAAATATAGAACTAGCAAGTATTTTAAGTAAAGAGAAAATAGATTTTGATATTTTAAAATTTTTAAATATTGAACATGTTCTTAATAAAAAAACGCATTTACTAAGCGGTGGTGAGCAGCAAAGAGTGAGTATTGCCAGAGTTTTATGTAAAAAACCAAAGCTTATTTTTGCAGATGAACCAAGTGGAAATTTAGACCCAAAAAATGCAAAAAATGCCATAAAATTATTATGTGATTATACAAAAAATAACAATAGTGCTTTATTTTTAATTACTCACGATATGGAACTTGCTTTAATGTGTGATTTTAGGATAGAAATTGGCTAA
- the fliR gene encoding flagellar biosynthetic protein FliR produces MEILNFYNEHNVVIFVLLLTRLSALFLFFPFYSHAQIPVVIKSSLVLIFTFYFFPLAHSNEASYNNLIFAILSEFLMGFIVGLCLQLSFTILQMAGEHMSFIMGFSMASVLDPSTGTQTPIIGQVISFLALLLFLAYDGHHLCLILISKSINSIDLGAFYLDDKWYLYIMQRVKDIYLIGLSLAFPIVAMSVLCDFVFGLLMKTMPQFNLLVVGYPIKITISFTILIVILGTILYYFKELVLKNFYYLDLLVNKV; encoded by the coding sequence ATGGAAATCTTAAATTTTTATAATGAGCATAATGTAGTTATTTTTGTTTTGTTATTAACTAGATTAAGTGCTTTATTTTTATTCTTTCCTTTTTATTCGCACGCACAAATTCCTGTTGTTATAAAATCATCTTTAGTTTTAATTTTTACATTTTATTTTTTTCCATTAGCGCATTCAAACGAAGCAAGTTATAATAATTTAATTTTTGCAATTTTAAGCGAATTTTTAATGGGTTTTATAGTTGGTTTATGTTTGCAGCTTAGTTTTACTATTTTGCAAATGGCAGGCGAACATATGTCTTTTATTATGGGTTTTTCTATGGCTAGCGTGCTTGACCCTAGTACAGGAACGCAAACTCCAATTATAGGGCAGGTAATAAGTTTTTTAGCCTTATTATTATTTTTAGCATACGATGGGCATCATTTGTGCTTAATTTTAATATCAAAGAGCATAAATTCCATTGATTTAGGTGCTTTTTATTTAGATGATAAATGGTATTTGTATATAATGCAAAGAGTAAAAGATATTTATTTAATAGGTCTTAGCTTAGCCTTTCCTATTGTTGCTATGTCTGTGCTTTGCGACTTTGTTTTTGGTTTGCTTATGAAGACAATGCCGCAATTTAATTTATTGGTAGTTGGCTATCCTATAAAAATTACTATTTCTTTTACAATTTTAATTGTAATTTTAGGCACTATTTTGTATTATTTCAAAGAATTAGTGCTAAAAAATTTTTATTATTTAGATTTATTAGTAAATAAGGTTTAA
- the rpsB gene encoding 30S ribosomal protein S2 produces the protein MVTMRDLLECGVHFGHQTRRWNPKMKKFIFGERKGIYVIDLQKTIRYFRYTYNVVRDAAAEGKTILFVGTKKQASATLKEYAEKCGMPYVNHRWLGGMMTNFDTIRQSIRKLEVIESMQEDGSINLLTKKEALMLNRKKEKLLDYLGGIRHLKTRPDMIFVIDTVKEKIAVAEANRLKIPVVAPIDTNCDPDVIDYPIPGNDDAIRSVQLFCQEMAEAINEGKALREQDGEIPASKEEEITEDEKQDVLEEAMKEGEE, from the coding sequence ATGGTTACAATGAGAGATTTATTAGAATGTGGTGTGCATTTTGGGCATCAAACAAGACGCTGGAATCCAAAAATGAAAAAATTTATTTTTGGTGAAAGAAAAGGTATTTATGTAATTGATTTACAAAAAACAATTAGATATTTTAGATATACATATAATGTAGTTCGTGATGCAGCTGCTGAAGGTAAAACAATTTTATTTGTTGGTACAAAAAAACAAGCAAGTGCAACTTTAAAAGAATATGCAGAAAAATGTGGAATGCCATATGTAAATCACAGATGGTTAGGCGGTATGATGACAAATTTTGATACTATTCGCCAATCAATTAGAAAACTAGAAGTTATTGAAAGCATGCAAGAAGATGGAAGCATTAACTTATTAACTAAAAAAGAAGCTCTAATGCTAAATCGTAAAAAAGAAAAATTATTAGATTATTTAGGCGGAATTAGACATTTAAAAACTCGCCCAGATATGATTTTTGTTATTGATACAGTTAAAGAAAAAATTGCAGTTGCTGAAGCTAATCGTTTAAAAATCCCAGTTGTTGCACCAATTGATACAAACTGCGATCCTGATGTAATTGATTACCCAATTCCAGGAAATGATGATGCTATTCGTTCAGTACAACTTTTCTGCCAAGAAATGGCTGAAGCGATTAACGAAGGTAAGGCTTTAAGAGAGCAAGACGGAGAAATTCCAGCAAGTAAAGAAGAAGAAATTACTGAAGATGAAAAGCAAGATGTGCTTGAAGAAGCTATGAAAGAAGGAGAGGAATAA
- the gmk gene encoding guanylate kinase, with protein MAGILLISGPSGAGKSTLLEKLASEFDDFYFSISSTTRKIRAGEKEGVNYYYLSQEEFENGIKNDEFLEYANVHGNYYGTPVKPIYDALTNGKNVILDIDVQGFRIVKDKLGKDFLSVFITPQSEKVLKERLYNRGTENEEVIAKRLHNATAEVQAIGRYDFFIINDDLDKAYEQLKLLYKAASLKVLNSNIKEFISNWKKGE; from the coding sequence ATGGCAGGAATTTTATTAATAAGTGGACCAAGTGGAGCAGGAAAAAGTACTTTGTTAGAGAAGTTAGCAAGCGAATTTGATGATTTTTATTTTTCTATTTCATCAACAACAAGAAAGATTAGAGCAGGTGAAAAAGAAGGTGTAAATTATTATTATTTAAGCCAAGAAGAATTTGAAAATGGTATAAAAAATGATGAATTTTTAGAATATGCAAATGTACATGGAAATTATTATGGCACCCCAGTAAAACCAATTTACGATGCTTTAACTAACGGAAAAAATGTAATTTTAGATATAGATGTGCAAGGTTTTAGAATAGTAAAAGATAAATTAGGAAAAGATTTTTTATCGGTATTTATAACACCACAAAGTGAAAAAGTATTAAAAGAAAGATTATATAATCGTGGTACAGAAAACGAAGAGGTTATCGCTAAAAGACTGCATAATGCAACAGCTGAAGTACAAGCGATAGGTAGGTATGATTTTTTCATTATTAATGATGATTTAGATAAAGCCTACGAACAATTAAAATTGCTTTATAAAGCAGCAAGTTTAAAAGTGTTAAACTCAAATATTAAAGAATTTATATCAAATTGGAAAAAAGGAGAATAA
- the tatA gene encoding twin-arginine translocase TatA/TatE family subunit — protein sequence MGFGSMSHWIVILIIVILLFGAKKLPELAKGVGKSIKTFKKEMADDADIKTITQDEKSEQKIEEISEKKA from the coding sequence ATGGGTTTTGGAAGTATGAGCCATTGGATTGTTATTTTAATTATTGTTATACTTTTATTTGGTGCAAAAAAATTGCCAGAATTAGCAAAGGGTGTTGGAAAAAGTATTAAGACTTTTAAAAAAGAAATGGCAGATGATGCTGATATAAAAACTATTACTCAAGATGAAAAAAGCGAGCAGAAAATAGAAGAAATAAGCGAGAAAAAAGCATAA
- the argS gene encoding arginine--tRNA ligase produces MLKAIAKDYISKVLSIDIELESPKNRALAHFALPCFTFAKEQKKAPNIIAQEFASKFDNLNDVFSSVQAVNAYVNFKFSANFLNDLVKKSIENPKDFAKANDKNESFLLEYVSANPTGPLHIGHARGAIYGDSLKRVARHLGYKFDTEYYVNDAGKQIDLLKESVILAIKDYVLKEEVSYPEVFYGGEYMQELAQLAYEKFADNYLNADLANFAKDEILKEIKQTLANAGIVIDTYVNESSYYKKLPEVLEKLKVLNMTYEKDNKLFLASTKFDDDLDRVIIKEDKKGTYLAADIVYHDDKLSRGYDKVINIWGADHHGYIARVSAAMQALGHKKDSLEVILAQMVNLLKDGVPYKMSKRKGNVILFSDVLEFIGKDALRYIFISKRCDSPLEFDLNDLNKQDSSNPIFYINYAHARIHQLFAKANKSFLDVKDIDLSRLKDENAYDLLFEALSLQDVLEDAFNSRTLSKICDYLKQLAANFHKLYNETRVVGSEFENEYLKIYAQIAISIKSAFSLLGIEALNKMENK; encoded by the coding sequence ATGTTAAAGGCTATAGCTAAGGATTATATAAGTAAGGTTTTATCAATTGATATTGAGCTTGAAAGCCCTAAAAATAGAGCATTAGCTCATTTTGCTTTGCCTTGTTTTACTTTTGCAAAAGAGCAAAAAAAGGCTCCAAATATAATTGCACAGGAATTTGCTAGTAAGTTTGATAATTTAAATGATGTTTTTAGCAGCGTGCAAGCTGTAAATGCTTATGTTAATTTTAAATTCTCAGCAAATTTTTTAAATGATTTAGTGAAAAAAAGCATAGAAAATCCTAAAGATTTTGCTAAAGCAAATGATAAAAATGAAAGTTTTTTATTAGAATATGTTAGTGCAAACCCAACAGGACCTTTACATATAGGACATGCAAGAGGTGCTATTTATGGAGATAGTTTAAAAAGAGTTGCAAGGCATTTAGGCTATAAATTTGATACTGAATATTATGTAAATGATGCAGGTAAGCAAATTGATTTATTAAAAGAAAGTGTAATTTTAGCTATTAAAGATTATGTTTTAAAAGAGGAAGTAAGTTATCCTGAAGTATTTTATGGCGGAGAATATATGCAAGAATTAGCACAACTTGCTTATGAAAAATTTGCAGATAATTACCTTAATGCTGATTTGGCTAATTTTGCAAAAGATGAGATTTTAAAAGAAATCAAACAGACTTTAGCAAATGCAGGAATAGTTATTGATACTTATGTAAATGAAAGCTCTTATTATAAAAAATTACCAGAGGTTTTAGAAAAATTAAAAGTTTTAAATATGACTTATGAAAAAGACAATAAGTTATTTTTAGCATCAACAAAATTTGATGATGATTTAGATAGGGTTATAATCAAAGAAGATAAAAAAGGCACTTATTTAGCTGCTGATATTGTTTATCACGATGATAAATTAAGTCGTGGTTATGATAAAGTTATTAACATTTGGGGTGCTGACCATCATGGATACATAGCAAGAGTTAGTGCTGCTATGCAGGCTTTAGGACATAAAAAAGATTCTTTAGAAGTTATTCTTGCTCAAATGGTTAATTTATTAAAAGATGGTGTGCCTTACAAAATGAGTAAAAGAAAGGGTAATGTTATTTTATTTTCTGATGTTTTAGAATTTATAGGAAAGGATGCATTAAGATATATTTTTATTTCAAAAAGATGTGATAGCCCTTTAGAATTTGATTTAAATGATTTAAATAAACAAGATAGTTCAAATCCGATTTTTTATATCAATTATGCACACGCTAGAATACATCAACTTTTTGCTAAAGCAAATAAAAGTTTTTTAGATGTTAAAGATATTGATTTATCAAGATTAAAAGATGAAAATGCTTATGATTTATTGTTTGAAGCTTTAAGTTTGCAAGATGTTTTAGAAGATGCTTTTAATAGTAGAACTTTAAGTAAAATTTGTGATTATTTAAAACAACTTGCAGCAAATTTTCATAAACTTTATAATGAAACAAGAGTTGTTGGTAGTGAATTTGAAAATGAGTATTTAAAGATATATGCACAAATTGCAATTAGTATTAAAAGTGCTTTTTCTCTGCTTGGCATAGAGGCTTTAAATAAGATGGAAAATAAATAA
- a CDS encoding ArsS family sensor histidine kinase: MKSSIFYVITFIFALASITIAVAFIWLINFDKINYSSELNAKYAYLANLKLQELYSNNKGEFEYKSSKYKLKEITGKEKEEIIKNSLVLDEDNNYIGSGKILNYKNDNYLYIRYLDKDFLYKDGDYNFYRYISIQLILSFVILVLLVCYIFVITRLRPLGKLKRQITKFANNDLENIENISTGNDEISQVSDAFYQAICKIKDMNSSRQFFLRNIMHELKTPITKGRITAEMLEDTKFKQRLIGVFDRMVILIDEFAAIEQITSRVEKNKKRVLISHIFDEAKSMLLLEIDNVHIILENNFLVQVDFKLFTTAVKNLLDNALKYSIDNTVRVVICASCIRFYNKGEKLDKSLQYYTEPFTQGNRNINSFGLGLYVVKTILEEHKLGLEYSYEQGFNIFSITKLENIAVI, encoded by the coding sequence ATGAAATCAAGTATTTTTTATGTAATTACTTTTATTTTTGCCTTAGCATCAATTACTATAGCTGTTGCATTTATATGGCTAATTAATTTTGATAAGATTAATTATTCAAGTGAATTGAATGCTAAGTACGCTTATTTAGCTAATTTAAAGCTTCAGGAGTTATATTCAAATAATAAAGGTGAGTTTGAATACAAAAGTAGCAAATATAAATTAAAAGAAATTACAGGAAAAGAAAAAGAAGAAATTATTAAAAATTCTTTAGTTTTAGATGAAGATAATAATTATATAGGCTCGGGTAAAATCTTAAATTATAAAAATGATAATTATTTGTATATTAGATATTTAGATAAGGATTTTTTATATAAAGATGGAGATTATAATTTTTATCGTTACATAAGCATTCAGCTTATTTTATCCTTTGTTATTTTAGTATTGCTTGTGTGTTATATTTTCGTAATTACAAGATTAAGACCGCTTGGTAAATTAAAAAGACAAATTACAAAATTTGCTAATAATGATTTAGAAAATATAGAAAATATAAGTACAGGAAATGATGAGATTTCACAAGTGTCCGATGCTTTTTATCAAGCAATTTGTAAAATTAAAGATATGAATAGCTCAAGGCAGTTTTTTTTAAGAAATATTATGCACGAACTCAAAACACCAATTACAAAAGGTAGAATAACAGCAGAGATGCTAGAAGATACCAAATTCAAACAAAGACTAATCGGTGTTTTTGATAGAATGGTTATTTTAATTGACGAATTTGCAGCAATAGAGCAAATAACAAGCAGAGTAGAAAAAAATAAAAAAAGAGTTTTAATTTCTCATATTTTTGATGAGGCAAAATCTATGTTGCTTTTAGAAATAGATAATGTGCATATTATTTTAGAAAATAATTTTTTAGTTCAAGTTGATTTTAAATTATTTACAACGGCAGTAAAAAATCTTTTAGATAATGCCTTAAAATATTCAATTGATAACACTGTAAGAGTTGTAATTTGCGCTAGTTGTATTAGGTTTTACAATAAAGGAGAAAAGCTTGATAAAAGCTTACAATATTATACAGAGCCTTTTACTCAAGGTAATAGAAATATAAATTCTTTTGGTTTAGGGCTTTATGTTGTAAAAACAATTTTAGAAGAACATAAATTAGGTTTAGAATATTCATACGAGCAAGGCTTTAATATTTTTTCTATTACAAAATTAGAAAATATTGCTGTAATTTAA
- the tsf gene encoding translation elongation factor Ts: MAEITAAMVKELRESTGAGMMDCKNALSECNGDMQKAVEYLREKGLGKAAKKADRLAAEGLVGVYVSENAASLVEINSETDFVAKNDKFIELVNTSVKHIQASKVSSVEDLQNSNIDGMKYEDYLKNQIATIGENLVVRRFATLNAANNEALNGYIHTNGRVGVIIKAKFNNAANKEKVEEFLKHLCMHIAAMKPSVLSYKDLDKDFVEAEYRALCAELEKENEELVRLKKPLHKIPAFASRLQITDDILKNARENIENELKAQNKPEKIWDKIIPGQMARFISDNSILDSRLTLMGQFYVMDDKKTVEEVIADKSKEMNDEIVIESFTRYEVGEGLEKKADDFAAEVAAQIGK; this comes from the coding sequence ATGGCTGAAATTACTGCTGCAATGGTAAAAGAACTGCGTGAAAGTACAGGCGCAGGAATGATGGATTGTAAAAATGCTTTAAGTGAATGCAATGGTGATATGCAAAAAGCAGTTGAATATCTAAGAGAAAAAGGTTTAGGTAAGGCTGCTAAAAAAGCTGATAGACTTGCAGCTGAAGGCTTAGTTGGAGTTTATGTTAGTGAAAATGCAGCATCTTTAGTTGAAATAAATTCAGAAACAGACTTTGTTGCAAAAAATGATAAATTTATTGAATTAGTAAATACAAGCGTAAAACACATACAAGCAAGTAAAGTTAGCAGTGTAGAAGATTTACAAAATAGTAATATTGATGGTATGAAATATGAAGATTATTTAAAAAACCAAATCGCAACTATTGGAGAAAATTTAGTAGTTCGTCGTTTTGCAACTTTAAATGCAGCTAATAATGAAGCTTTAAATGGTTATATACATACAAATGGTCGTGTTGGTGTAATTATTAAAGCTAAATTTAACAATGCAGCAAATAAAGAAAAAGTTGAAGAATTCTTAAAACATCTTTGTATGCATATTGCTGCTATGAAACCTAGTGTTTTATCATATAAAGACTTAGATAAAGATTTTGTAGAAGCAGAATATAGAGCTTTATGTGCTGAGCTTGAAAAGGAAAACGAAGAATTAGTTCGCTTGAAAAAACCTTTACACAAGATTCCAGCATTTGCAAGTAGATTACAAATTACAGATGATATTTTAAAAAATGCTCGTGAAAATATTGAAAATGAATTAAAAGCACAAAACAAACCAGAAAAAATTTGGGATAAAATTATTCCAGGTCAAATGGCAAGATTTATTTCAGATAATTCAATCTTAGATAGCAGACTTACACTTATGGGACAATTTTATGTAATGGATGATAAAAAAACAGTTGAAGAAGTTATAGCTGATAAATCAAAAGAAATGAATGATGAAATTGTAATTGAGTCATTTACAAGATATGAAGTAGGCGAAGGCCTAGAGAAAAAAGCCGATGATTTTGCAGCAGAAGTTGCAGCTCAAATAGGTAAATAA
- a CDS encoding response regulator transcription factor yields MINILMIEDDLELAEILSEYLTQYDMKVDIADEPYIGLSKLNLKKYDLIILDLSLPGMDGLEVCKEIRKKHTSPIIISSARHDINDKVEALEIGADDYLPKPYDPKELKARIISHLRRFEQIQISASEHSNKTLEYDEFKHAIFYKGKELVLTNAEFDILSYLIKKEGGVVSREELIYNCSSINEESSNKSIDVIISRIRQKISDDSKTPTHIHAIRGIGYKLTQ; encoded by the coding sequence ATGATTAATATTTTAATGATTGAAGATGATTTAGAATTAGCAGAAATTTTAAGCGAGTACCTAACTCAATATGATATGAAAGTAGATATCGCTGATGAGCCTTATATTGGTTTATCAAAATTAAATTTAAAAAAATATGATTTAATAATTTTAGATTTATCACTACCAGGAATGGATGGACTTGAAGTTTGCAAAGAAATTCGTAAAAAACATACAAGCCCGATTATTATTTCATCAGCTCGTCATGATATAAACGACAAGGTTGAAGCTTTAGAAATTGGAGCGGATGATTATTTACCAAAACCATACGACCCAAAAGAGTTAAAAGCAAGAATAATATCTCATTTACGCAGATTTGAACAAATTCAAATTAGTGCAAGTGAGCATTCAAATAAAACTTTAGAATATGATGAATTTAAACACGCAATTTTTTATAAAGGAAAAGAGCTTGTTTTAACTAATGCTGAATTTGATATTTTAAGCTATCTAATAAAAAAAGAAGGTGGCGTGGTAAGCCGTGAAGAATTAATTTATAATTGTTCATCAATAAATGAAGAAAGCTCTAATAAAAGCATTGATGTTATTATTTCAAGAATACGCCAAAAAATTAGCGATGATAGTAAAACACCAACTCATATTCACGCAATTAGAGGTATAGGATATAAGCTAACTCAATGA
- a CDS encoding Sir2 family NAD-dependent protein deacetylase: MAKIVFLSGAGLSAPSGLSTFRDNNGLWDEYDLDVVCNYQTWKKNFSIVHEFYNKRRMQLKEVKVNKMHEKIAEISQKYEVLNFTQNVDDLLERAGCKNVIHLHGELLKLHCTNCDYKINFTLDDDLEFKIAKCPKCNDNFIKPSIVFFGEIAPLYDMLYTEFANLQKDDLVFIIGTSGAVININYLLRYSRAKAILINLEKNQYIDESLFDKIIYKSCDECVDEIEQIIKQWKS, encoded by the coding sequence TTGGCTAAGATAGTTTTTTTAAGCGGTGCTGGTCTTAGCGCTCCATCAGGTCTTAGTACTTTTAGAGATAATAATGGGCTTTGGGATGAGTATGATTTAGATGTGGTTTGTAATTATCAAACTTGGAAGAAAAATTTTTCTATAGTGCATGAATTTTACAATAAAAGAAGAATGCAGTTAAAAGAAGTAAAAGTAAATAAAATGCATGAAAAAATTGCAGAAATATCACAAAAATATGAAGTGCTTAATTTTACTCAAAATGTTGATGATTTGCTTGAGCGTGCAGGGTGTAAGAATGTAATTCATTTGCACGGAGAATTATTAAAACTTCATTGTACTAATTGTGATTATAAAATTAATTTTACTTTAGATGATGATTTAGAATTTAAAATTGCAAAATGCCCTAAATGTAATGATAATTTTATAAAACCTAGCATTGTATTTTTTGGAGAAATTGCACCGCTTTATGATATGTTATATACTGAGTTTGCTAATTTACAAAAAGATGATTTAGTGTTTATTATAGGTACAAGTGGAGCTGTTATAAATATTAATTATTTATTAAGATATAGCAGAGCAAAGGCGATTTTGATTAACCTTGAAAAAAATCAATATATTGATGAAAGTTTATTTGATAAAATAATTTACAAATCCTGCGATGAATGTGTTGATGAAATAGAGCAAATAATAAAACAATGGAAATCTTAA